From one Humulus lupulus chromosome 8, drHumLupu1.1, whole genome shotgun sequence genomic stretch:
- the LOC133797697 gene encoding ABC transporter I family member 6, chloroplastic has translation MGYSMPLHLNLSSSTSTIISPMAATLLPHPHSCSSSLLRFPPLSHPSATISSLLTSRSNRRRSSLSVSASLSAVESQATSGSNGEKKLLLEVKDLTAVIAESKQEILKGVNLTVYEGEIHAVMGKNGSGKSTFAKVLVGHPDYEVTGGSMVFKGENLLDMEPEDRSIAGLFMSFQSPVEIPGVSNIDFLNMAYNARRRKLGLPELGPIEFYAYIFPKLDLVNMKTDFLNRNVNEGFSGGEKKRNEILQLAVLGAEMSILDEIDSGLDVDALRDVAKAVNSLLTPKNSVLMITHYLRLLEFIKPSCIHVMEDGKIVKTGDINIAKTLEKEGYKGISDA, from the exons atgggatattccatgccgctgcaCCTTAACCTTTCTTCTTCCACTTCCACCATAATCTCTCCAATGGCTGCTACCCTTCTTCCTCATCCTCACTCCTGCTCTTCCTCTCTTCTTCGCTTCCCACCCTTATCCCATCCTTCTGCTACAATCTCTTCGCTCCTCACTTCCCGCTCCAACCGCCGCCGTTCTTCCCTTTCCGTCTCCGCCAGCCTATCCGCCGTAGAATCTCAGGCCACTTCCGGTTCCAATGGTGAGAAAAAGCTCCTCCTCGAAGTCAAAGATTTGACTGCGGTCATTGCCGAATCTAAACAGGAAATTCTCAAGGGTGTTAACCTCACCGTCTATGAAGGAGAG ATTCATGCTGTGATGGGGAAGAATGGTTCTGGGAAGAGCACGTTTGCTAAG GTTCTTGTTGGGCATCCAGACTATGAAGTTACAGGAGGTAGTATGGTGTTTAAAGGAGAGAACTTACTGGACATGGAGCCAGAGGACCGCTCCATTGCAGGCCTTTTTATGAGTTTCCAATCCCCAGTTGAGATTCCGGGTGTGAGCAATATTGACTTTCTGAACATGGCTTACAATGCTCGAAGGCGAAAACTTGGTCTGCCGGAGCTTGGACCAATCGAG TTCTACGCTTACATATTTCCTAAACTTGACCTTGTTAACATGAAGACGGACTTTCTTAATAGAAATGTCAATGAAGGATTTAGTGGTGGTGAAAAGAAGCGGAATGAGATTTTACAACTTGCG GTTCTGGGGGCTGAAATGTCTATATTAGATGAAATTGATTCTGGATTGGATGTTGACGCACTTCGCGATGTGGCGAAAGCAGTAAACAGTCTACTGACTCCGAAAAACTCTGTGTTGATGATTACTCATTATCTGCGATTATTGGAATTCATAAAGCCTTCATGTATACATGTTATG GAGGATGGAAAAATTGTGAAGACAGGAGACATCAACATAGCAAAAACTCTTGAGAAAGAAGGATACAAAGGAATTTCTGATGCATAA